In Candidatus Methanomethylophilus alvi Mx1201, a genomic segment contains:
- the putP gene encoding sodium/proline symporter PutP, producing the protein MSDEVITIAVVILYFAVVIGIGYYYYHRSENLSDYILGGRTLNPYVTAMSAQASDMSGWLLMGLPGSIFLCGMGKIWIGIGLAIGSYFAWLFIAKRLRIYSEKAKNSLTLSEFFENRFHDNRNQLRTVSAIIILVFFTVYVASGFVSAGNVFRMIIPDIDYVPAMILGAVIVIAYTFLGGFKAVCWTDLIQGILMVFALVLVPLAAINALGGWDNTIDILHNMSTVPEHFENIMYSNGTAMGVIAIISALAWGLGYFGMPHIVVRYTAIKNPKDLKISRRVATLWIVICLAFTCIVGLVGRAYFGDAGLPNAENVFVELSKSLFPAAIAAVMYAAIMAAVMSTADSQLLVASSAVSNDLYRIFAKKEAPDGRLMWMARGVVILIAVIAAFLALDSDGAIMDLVSYAWAGFGAAFGPLMILALFWKKVNTKGALAGMIVGFVTIILWNTFLISDGIIAGGDWCLFDTGLYELVPGFILSFIAIVVVSKLTGYAEADVQKEYDEYQEELKNFQ; encoded by the coding sequence ATGAGCGACGAAGTAATCACCATCGCCGTTGTCATCCTGTATTTCGCAGTCGTGATCGGCATCGGCTACTACTATTATCATAGGTCCGAGAACCTGTCGGACTATATCCTCGGAGGACGCACACTGAACCCGTACGTCACCGCCATGTCCGCACAGGCGTCGGACATGAGCGGATGGCTGCTGATGGGGTTGCCCGGATCCATCTTCCTGTGCGGAATGGGAAAGATATGGATCGGTATCGGACTGGCCATCGGATCGTATTTCGCATGGCTGTTCATCGCCAAAAGGCTCAGGATCTACTCCGAGAAGGCCAAGAACTCCCTTACACTCTCCGAATTCTTCGAGAACCGTTTCCATGACAACAGGAACCAGCTCCGCACTGTAAGTGCGATCATCATCCTCGTGTTCTTCACCGTATATGTCGCATCGGGATTCGTCAGCGCAGGGAACGTCTTCAGGATGATCATCCCCGACATCGACTACGTCCCGGCCATGATCCTCGGTGCGGTGATCGTCATCGCCTACACCTTCCTCGGAGGGTTCAAAGCCGTCTGCTGGACCGACCTCATCCAAGGTATCCTGATGGTCTTCGCACTCGTCCTCGTACCCCTGGCGGCCATCAACGCGCTCGGAGGATGGGACAATACTATCGACATCCTCCACAACATGTCGACCGTGCCGGAGCACTTCGAGAACATCATGTATTCCAACGGAACGGCCATGGGTGTCATCGCGATCATATCCGCCCTCGCATGGGGTCTCGGATACTTCGGAATGCCCCACATCGTCGTGAGATACACGGCCATCAAGAACCCCAAGGACCTCAAGATATCCAGGCGCGTAGCCACCCTCTGGATCGTCATCTGCCTCGCGTTCACCTGCATCGTCGGACTCGTAGGAAGGGCGTACTTCGGGGATGCGGGACTGCCGAATGCGGAGAACGTGTTCGTCGAACTGTCCAAGTCCCTGTTCCCGGCGGCCATCGCCGCCGTAATGTATGCGGCGATCATGGCGGCCGTCATGTCCACCGCGGACTCCCAGCTCCTGGTGGCGTCCTCGGCCGTATCCAACGACCTGTACCGCATATTCGCCAAGAAGGAGGCCCCCGACGGACGTCTCATGTGGATGGCGAGAGGGGTCGTCATCCTGATCGCGGTCATCGCGGCGTTCCTCGCCCTCGACAGCGACGGGGCCATCATGGACCTCGTCTCCTACGCATGGGCAGGATTCGGAGCCGCATTCGGACCCTTGATGATCCTGGCACTGTTCTGGAAGAAGGTCAACACCAAGGGTGCCCTGGCCGGAATGATCGTCGGATTCGTCACCATCATCCTCTGGAACACGTTCCTCATCAGCGACGGAATAATCGCCGGAGGGGACTGGTGCCTGTTCGACACCGGACTCTACGAACTGGTACCCGGATTCATCCTGTCGTTCATCGCCATCGTCGTCGTGAGCAAGCTCACCGGATATGCGGAGGCGGACGTGCAGAAGGAGTACGACGAATACCAGGAAGAGCTCAAGAACTTCCAGTAA
- a CDS encoding MarC family protein, with protein MDPASLLTVAVSLFFILDPFASLPVFMSVTKGLDGDTVRSYADRAALVAAALLVVFIFAGPYLMDVFGITMDSFRVAGGIMLLLMAVDLVFDLSQSKKSESGAPWVIVATPILTGPGVITQAILLTDSYDILTVAVAGLAALGVTWFILRCSERIMKAVGTDAIGILSRVIGLLIAAMGIEYIFVGTFNWIDAHELIGGILTS; from the coding sequence ATGGATCCGGCGTCCCTTCTGACGGTGGCGGTATCGCTCTTCTTCATATTGGATCCGTTCGCGAGTCTTCCGGTGTTCATGTCCGTCACCAAGGGGCTGGACGGGGACACCGTCAGGTCGTACGCCGACAGAGCGGCCCTGGTCGCGGCGGCACTCCTCGTGGTGTTCATATTCGCCGGACCTTACCTCATGGACGTCTTCGGCATAACCATGGACAGCTTCCGCGTCGCCGGAGGCATAATGCTCCTCCTGATGGCGGTGGACCTCGTGTTCGACCTCAGTCAGAGCAAGAAGTCGGAGAGCGGCGCCCCGTGGGTCATCGTGGCCACACCCATACTTACGGGCCCGGGCGTCATAACCCAGGCGATCCTCCTTACCGACTCGTACGACATCCTGACCGTCGCCGTGGCCGGACTCGCCGCACTGGGAGTCACGTGGTTCATACTGCGCTGCTCCGAAAGGATCATGAAGGCCGTAGGTACGGATGCGATAGGCATACTCTCGAGGGTGATCGGACTCCTGATCGCCGCCATGGGTATCGAGTACATCTTCGTAGGAACGTTCAATTGGATAGACGCCCACGAACTCATAGGCGGGATCCTGACGTCCTGA
- a CDS encoding IS1634 family transposase has translation MVRPRDGDGIKRTIVKRGDRFYAYEVTSTMENGKKKTVSTYLGRVDPDTKELLPKIPEKSAENRRKIAKEKEIAILKGVSSKEYGATYLLHEVQLRMSLGEDLMRAFGNSGKTILAAAMAYLMEPGAFRNIDSTLERTYIREFYDLRASMDSGTLSDFTRNLGEKAMNIDRFFELRVKGSNGLVAWDTTTNGTYSELDQMAEYVVNNKDGEDIKQTKTGFATDMRGIPLMFRHYPGTISDIATVDRMVSDIERYGKKDALFVFDRGFVSGANVKHLLDKGIRFTAPANTSSKAIKTLMSRFVKTNESLDMIHDGHAYKVWKTQIGLTEADRLSADGSQAYSFTVSGDAGHGDDGMINAYVCFDSKKYSDEVQNHKMMLNDLKRKAAEIECKDPVARFKKIAGKAIKHFDVQADGKKVIVKEKQNSVSFAENRAGVFVMLSSSDLDWSTVMTAYDARRLTEQAFDFSKSDDRRHRTPDKYTMIGRSLIKFVSLILKCELCAEIRESGKREMSVGQTLGYLNTINCLSYGSSSALSEISKNCRNIFGMFGVEVPNEPVLGIEVCDLRCLATPKG, from the coding sequence ATGGTCAGACCGAGGGATGGAGACGGAATCAAACGCACGATCGTCAAAAGAGGGGACAGATTCTATGCTTATGAGGTAACCTCTACTATGGAAAACGGTAAGAAAAAGACCGTTTCCACCTACTTGGGCAGGGTGGATCCCGACACCAAGGAGCTGCTTCCCAAGATTCCCGAAAAATCTGCAGAGAACCGCAGAAAAATCGCGAAAGAGAAGGAGATCGCGATTCTCAAAGGTGTGTCGTCAAAGGAGTACGGGGCGACATACCTGCTGCACGAAGTGCAGCTGAGGATGTCCCTCGGCGAGGACCTCATGAGGGCATTCGGCAATTCGGGGAAGACCATTCTCGCGGCTGCGATGGCCTATCTTATGGAACCGGGCGCATTCAGGAACATAGATTCCACTTTGGAGAGGACGTACATCCGCGAATTCTATGATCTCAGAGCATCGATGGATTCGGGAACGCTTTCGGACTTCACCAGGAATCTCGGGGAGAAGGCGATGAACATCGACCGTTTCTTCGAACTCAGGGTTAAGGGATCCAATGGGCTGGTGGCCTGGGATACGACCACCAACGGCACTTATTCGGAACTGGACCAGATGGCCGAATATGTGGTGAACAACAAGGACGGAGAGGATATCAAGCAGACGAAGACCGGTTTCGCCACAGACATGAGAGGCATCCCCCTCATGTTCCGCCATTATCCCGGTACGATCTCCGATATAGCTACCGTGGACAGGATGGTGTCCGACATAGAAAGATACGGGAAGAAGGATGCTTTGTTCGTATTCGACAGGGGATTCGTTTCGGGTGCCAATGTGAAACACCTCCTGGACAAGGGGATAAGATTCACCGCCCCTGCGAACACATCCTCCAAAGCGATCAAAACGCTGATGTCCAGGTTCGTGAAGACCAACGAATCTCTGGATATGATTCACGACGGACATGCATATAAGGTGTGGAAGACGCAGATCGGTCTGACGGAAGCCGACAGGCTATCCGCGGACGGATCGCAGGCATACTCCTTCACGGTGTCCGGCGATGCCGGACACGGGGATGATGGTATGATCAACGCATACGTATGTTTCGATTCCAAGAAGTACTCCGACGAGGTCCAGAACCACAAGATGATGCTCAACGATCTGAAGAGGAAGGCCGCAGAGATAGAATGCAAGGATCCTGTGGCCAGGTTCAAGAAGATCGCTGGGAAGGCGATCAAACACTTCGATGTACAGGCCGACGGGAAGAAGGTGATCGTCAAGGAGAAGCAGAATTCCGTAAGCTTCGCTGAGAACCGCGCGGGAGTGTTCGTCATGTTATCCTCATCGGATCTGGACTGGTCGACGGTTATGACGGCATATGACGCAAGGAGACTTACCGAACAGGCGTTCGATTTCAGCAAATCGGACGACAGGAGGCACCGTACTCCCGACAAATACACGATGATCGGACGTTCGCTGATAAAGTTCGTTTCACTGATCCTCAAATGCGAACTGTGCGCTGAGATAAGGGAATCCGGCAAACGGGAGATGTCCGTCGGTCAGACTCTGGGGTACCTGAACACGATCAACTGTCTGAGTTACGGTTCTTCGTCCGCTCTTTCGGAGATATCCAAGAACTGCAGGAACATCTTCGGAATGTTCGGAGTGGAAGTACCCAATGAACCCGTCTTGGGCATCGAGGTATGCGATCTGAGATGTCTCGCAACTCCCAAGGGTTGA
- a CDS encoding AAA family ATPase, producing MADKGNYDWTEFYKHFADGLLHFKNNREDLVEKIVRSYDEAGINLPRLTADGKTPKDIDPFSVMALFNRANTPQVRKKIIHALSGAFGTNVDEPTSFDGIPVLNSINALFYDIEKHTQEDLDTLWELFESAISYEGTGSIDDRRRLIEFYDKAVNQRKVKWNLTMGLFWIRPNRYISLDGRNRWFFETKKIVPSKFGTAIGGEDYLRFCDLLLDGIRTGGMEYGSLPDISYDAYITSETVNEQIRSEKVAETGVLGDGGVRVTHYWIYSPGYGSLKWEEFYKEGIMAISREELGDLREYGSRSDMREAFMEARDDGRSYKMASLETWQFVHEIQLGDVIFAKYGTDAVIGKGIVESDYIYDPNRSDGYVNIRKVRWTNNGLRPHPGKAITKVLTDVTAYTGYVEKLNALYDKTDDYEEEEKVVGCEEYSRSDFLNDVFMDEEMYDDLVDRLRMKKNIILQGPPGVGKTYAAKRLACSFMGEIDPNRIMTVQFHQSYGYEDFIMGYRPTSEGYEIKDGPFYSFCKKAEADEDNDYFFIIDEINRGNISKIFGELFMLIESDKRKVSIRLMYKDELFSIPKNLYIIGTMNTADRSLAMIDYALRRRFSFFTLEPALTQQGFIEYCESKKSKELNKLVETVRSLNAAIESDPSLGRGYCIGHSYLMVSGPVDQKTLRSMVVHDLIPLLEEYWFDEPTKIREWEDRLLRSVE from the coding sequence ATGGCCGATAAAGGGAACTACGACTGGACGGAATTCTACAAACATTTTGCCGACGGGCTTCTGCATTTCAAGAACAACAGAGAAGACCTTGTAGAGAAAATAGTCCGTTCCTATGATGAGGCGGGCATCAACCTTCCAAGACTGACCGCGGATGGCAAAACCCCTAAGGATATCGATCCGTTCTCCGTGATGGCCTTATTCAACAGGGCGAATACTCCGCAGGTTAGGAAAAAGATCATCCACGCCCTGTCAGGAGCCTTCGGAACGAATGTCGACGAACCGACGTCTTTTGACGGTATCCCGGTTCTCAACTCGATAAACGCTTTGTTCTACGATATCGAAAAGCATACGCAGGAAGACCTGGATACTTTGTGGGAGTTGTTCGAATCCGCGATATCATACGAGGGTACGGGTTCTATCGACGACCGTAGGAGATTGATCGAATTCTATGATAAGGCGGTCAATCAGAGAAAAGTCAAATGGAATTTGACCATGGGGCTGTTTTGGATCCGCCCCAACAGGTACATAAGTCTGGACGGTCGTAACAGATGGTTCTTCGAAACGAAGAAGATCGTTCCGTCGAAGTTCGGAACCGCGATCGGCGGGGAGGACTATCTGAGATTCTGCGATCTGCTTCTTGACGGCATCAGGACCGGAGGGATGGAGTACGGCTCCCTTCCCGATATCTCATATGATGCATACATCACATCCGAGACCGTTAACGAGCAGATCCGTTCGGAGAAAGTTGCGGAGACAGGCGTTCTCGGCGATGGGGGTGTAAGGGTCACCCACTATTGGATCTATTCCCCCGGTTACGGGTCCTTGAAATGGGAGGAATTCTACAAAGAGGGCATCATGGCCATATCAAGGGAGGAACTCGGGGATCTGAGGGAATACGGTTCCAGAAGCGATATGCGGGAGGCCTTTATGGAAGCGAGGGATGATGGGAGGTCGTATAAGATGGCATCCTTGGAAACATGGCAATTCGTCCACGAAATCCAGCTGGGGGATGTGATCTTCGCGAAATACGGAACGGATGCGGTCATCGGAAAAGGTATCGTGGAATCGGACTACATCTATGATCCGAACCGTTCGGACGGATATGTCAATATCAGGAAGGTGCGCTGGACCAACAATGGACTTAGGCCCCATCCCGGAAAAGCGATAACGAAGGTCCTCACGGATGTCACGGCATATACCGGATATGTTGAGAAATTGAATGCACTTTATGATAAAACGGACGACTATGAGGAAGAGGAGAAGGTTGTCGGATGCGAGGAGTACTCCAGGAGCGATTTTCTGAACGATGTATTCATGGACGAAGAGATGTACGACGATCTGGTGGATCGTCTGAGGATGAAGAAGAATATCATCCTCCAAGGCCCTCCAGGTGTTGGCAAGACCTATGCCGCCAAGAGATTGGCATGCTCATTCATGGGTGAAATAGACCCTAATCGCATCATGACAGTCCAATTCCATCAAAGCTATGGGTACGAGGACTTCATCATGGGGTATCGTCCGACATCCGAAGGTTATGAGATCAAGGACGGGCCGTTCTATTCATTCTGTAAAAAGGCGGAAGCGGATGAGGACAATGATTATTTCTTCATCATAGACGAGATCAACAGGGGAAACATAAGCAAGATCTTCGGGGAGTTGTTCATGCTCATCGAATCGGATAAACGCAAGGTATCCATCCGCCTGATGTACAAGGATGAGTTGTTCTCCATACCCAAGAACCTGTATATCATCGGCACGATGAATACCGCGGATCGGAGTCTGGCGATGATAGATTATGCCCTCCGTCGCAGATTTTCGTTCTTCACCTTGGAGCCGGCATTGACCCAGCAGGGATTTATCGAATATTGTGAGTCGAAGAAAAGCAAAGAACTGAACAAGCTTGTCGAGACGGTCCGTAGTCTGAATGCGGCCATCGAATCGGACCCTTCTCTTGGCAGAGGGTATTGTATCGGGCATAGCTATCTGATGGTCAGCGGACCCGTGGACCAGAAGACGCTCAGGTCGATGGTCGTACATGATCTCATCCCGCTTCTCGAGGAGTATTGGTTCGACGAGCCGACCAAGATCAGGGAATGGGAAGATAGATTGTTAAGGTCGGTCGAATGA
- the htpG gene encoding molecular chaperone HtpG: protein MAKRQFKTESKRILDMMVNSIYTHKEIFLRELISNASDAIDKLNYKVLTESDSKVGKDDFRIDVKIDRDAKTVTVSDNGIGMTADEMEKNLGYIAHSGTLEFKKEIDDKENESIGQFGVGFYSAFMVADDVKVVSKAYGSEEANIWESDGVDGYTIKECQKDGFGTDIILHIKDDQGSEEYSEFLETERLRELVEKYSDYIRWPIHMTVDESEWKETGEKDEKGEPKKDYVTTKVDKVVNSMVPIWKKSKKEADDDKCKEFYKDKFHDYEDPVSVIRVSAEGAVTYKALLFIPSKAPYDFYTRDFQPGLQLYSNGVLIMDKCADLLPYCFRFVRGVVDSPDFSLNISREVLQHDSQLKAVGTNLTKQVKKELEKLMKDDAEKYAGFYESFGRQLKYGVVDQYGKDADLLKDLIMFHSVKQDKQISLAQYVKDMPEDQKKIYYVTAETAAHAKDLPQVEPVLAKGYDVLAFTDDIDTFVTNVLREYDKKEFCNATTEDLGLETEEEKKEAEKKDEEYKELIAFAKESLGEEVADVKISHKLKNHAVLLTTQGNITFEVERYFKEMPGQAGTGVKAARVLELNSDSDVFKSLDAAFKDDKERAKKIVKVMYGQACLMAGQPIDNPVEYSDLVLSML from the coding sequence ATGGCAAAAAGACAGTTCAAAACGGAATCGAAGCGCATTCTGGACATGATGGTCAACTCCATCTACACCCACAAGGAGATCTTCCTCAGGGAGCTCATCTCCAACGCATCCGATGCCATAGACAAGCTCAACTACAAGGTTTTGACGGAATCCGACAGCAAGGTCGGAAAGGACGACTTCCGCATCGATGTCAAGATCGACAGGGATGCCAAGACGGTCACCGTATCCGACAACGGTATCGGGATGACCGCCGACGAGATGGAGAAGAACCTCGGATACATCGCCCACTCCGGGACTCTCGAGTTCAAGAAGGAGATCGACGACAAGGAGAACGAATCCATCGGACAGTTCGGTGTCGGATTCTACAGCGCCTTCATGGTGGCCGACGACGTCAAGGTCGTCTCCAAGGCATACGGTTCCGAGGAGGCCAACATCTGGGAGAGCGACGGTGTCGACGGATATACCATCAAAGAGTGCCAGAAGGACGGTTTCGGTACCGACATCATCCTCCATATCAAAGACGACCAGGGCAGCGAGGAGTACAGCGAGTTCCTGGAGACGGAGAGGCTCAGGGAACTCGTCGAGAAATACTCAGACTACATCCGCTGGCCCATCCACATGACCGTGGACGAGAGCGAGTGGAAGGAGACCGGCGAGAAGGACGAGAAGGGCGAACCCAAGAAGGACTACGTCACCACCAAGGTCGACAAGGTCGTCAACAGCATGGTCCCCATCTGGAAGAAATCCAAGAAGGAGGCCGACGACGACAAGTGCAAGGAGTTCTACAAGGACAAATTCCACGACTATGAGGACCCCGTCTCCGTGATCAGGGTGTCCGCCGAGGGTGCGGTGACCTACAAGGCCCTGCTGTTCATCCCGTCCAAGGCCCCCTACGACTTCTACACCCGCGACTTCCAGCCCGGGCTGCAGCTGTACTCCAACGGGGTCCTGATCATGGACAAGTGTGCGGACCTGCTCCCGTACTGCTTCCGCTTCGTCAGAGGCGTCGTCGACTCGCCCGACTTCTCCCTCAACATCTCGAGGGAGGTGCTGCAGCACGACTCGCAGCTGAAGGCCGTCGGTACGAACCTGACCAAGCAGGTCAAGAAGGAGCTAGAGAAGCTCATGAAGGACGATGCCGAGAAGTATGCCGGATTCTACGAGAGCTTCGGCAGGCAGCTGAAATACGGCGTCGTCGACCAGTACGGAAAGGATGCGGACCTCCTCAAGGACCTCATCATGTTCCATTCGGTCAAACAGGACAAGCAGATCTCCCTGGCACAGTACGTCAAGGACATGCCCGAGGACCAGAAGAAGATCTACTACGTGACTGCGGAGACCGCCGCCCATGCGAAGGACCTGCCCCAGGTAGAGCCCGTCCTGGCCAAGGGATACGATGTCCTCGCCTTCACCGACGACATCGACACCTTCGTCACCAACGTCCTGAGGGAGTACGACAAGAAGGAGTTCTGCAACGCCACCACCGAGGATCTGGGTCTCGAGACCGAGGAGGAGAAGAAGGAGGCGGAGAAGAAGGACGAGGAGTACAAGGAACTCATCGCCTTCGCCAAGGAGTCCCTCGGAGAGGAGGTCGCCGACGTGAAGATCTCCCACAAGCTGAAGAACCACGCCGTCCTGCTGACCACTCAGGGCAACATAACCTTCGAGGTCGAGAGATACTTCAAGGAGATGCCCGGTCAGGCCGGCACCGGTGTGAAGGCCGCAAGGGTCCTCGAGCTCAACTCCGATTCGGACGTGTTCAAGTCCTTGGATGCGGCCTTTAAGGACGACAAGGAGAGGGCCAAGAAGATCGTCAAGGTCATGTACGGACAGGCCTGCCTCATGGCGGGACAGCCCATCGACAACCCTGTCGAGTATTCCGACCTGGTCCTCAGCATGCTCTGA
- a CDS encoding P-II family nitrogen regulator yields the protein MADAPIARKAAAGTLKKVVIITRREMLGALKSQMDGLGISGMTISYVEGFGAQKGHTQTYRGVHVDSALLPKMKAEIVASKIPVQDVVEAAKRAIHTGAVGDGKIFTYDVENAFRIRTGQSGADAVSAE from the coding sequence ATGGCCGACGCACCTATCGCCAGGAAGGCCGCCGCCGGCACCCTGAAGAAGGTCGTCATAATCACCCGCCGCGAGATGCTCGGAGCCCTGAAGTCCCAGATGGACGGTCTCGGGATATCCGGGATGACGATAAGCTACGTCGAGGGATTCGGTGCCCAGAAGGGACATACCCAGACGTACAGAGGGGTGCACGTCGACAGCGCCCTTCTCCCCAAGATGAAGGCGGAGATCGTCGCGAGCAAGATACCGGTACAGGATGTGGTCGAAGCGGCCAAGAGAGCCATCCATACCGGTGCTGTCGGCGACGGGAAGATCTTCACCTATGATGTCGAAAACGCCTTCAGGATCAGGACCGGACAGTCCGGCGCGGATGCTGTGAGCGCCGAGTGA
- a CDS encoding 5-methylcytosine restriction system specificity protein McrC, whose product MIRKQDCDYLARAEFGFENTADLMSAILIRTLNTQLRRGIRRGYVNKSAEMPTVRGKICMSESVRRMSSTRHNVVCDYDEFSVDIYPNRVLKATLNLLLHSVIPNERMMEIRRALAVLCDVGTVDVRHVDWDFRSDRSGDDYPMMMSLCELTVKGLLQSESKGDMKVRTVFDEQRMCRLYEKFILEFYRREHPEVVAEASMVKWALDEGLPDDLPVMQTDITLRCSNRVLIIDAKYYENNMQYRFDRPKIHSHNLYQIFTYVTNESAYGGDVSGMILYARTDCEKQPDSSFVINGNRITVRTLDLYCDFDEIRRQLDGIVCDFIKSGSP is encoded by the coding sequence TTGATCAGAAAACAGGATTGCGATTACTTAGCACGCGCAGAATTTGGGTTTGAAAATACGGCGGATCTGATGTCGGCCATTCTGATAAGGACGCTCAATACACAGTTGAGGCGTGGAATTCGGAGGGGCTATGTAAACAAGTCGGCGGAGATGCCCACCGTACGCGGGAAGATATGTATGTCGGAGTCTGTCCGTAGGATGTCGTCGACACGTCACAACGTCGTCTGCGACTACGATGAATTCTCCGTCGACATCTATCCCAACAGGGTATTGAAAGCCACTTTGAACCTGCTCCTTCACTCTGTAATACCGAATGAGAGGATGATGGAGATCAGACGCGCCCTCGCCGTCCTTTGCGATGTCGGAACGGTGGACGTCAGGCATGTCGACTGGGATTTCAGATCCGACCGCAGCGGTGATGATTATCCTATGATGATGTCCCTGTGTGAGCTGACGGTCAAGGGTCTGCTTCAATCGGAATCCAAAGGCGACATGAAGGTCAGGACCGTGTTCGACGAACAGCGCATGTGTCGTCTGTATGAGAAATTCATCTTGGAGTTCTATAGGAGGGAACATCCGGAGGTCGTCGCCGAAGCCTCGATGGTCAAATGGGCCTTGGACGAAGGTCTCCCGGACGATCTTCCGGTCATGCAGACGGATATCACGCTGAGATGTAGCAATCGTGTTCTGATCATCGATGCGAAATACTACGAGAACAACATGCAGTATAGATTCGACAGGCCGAAGATACATTCCCATAACCTGTATCAGATCTTCACTTATGTGACAAACGAATCCGCATACGGAGGGGATGTATCGGGAATGATCCTGTATGCCAGGACGGATTGTGAAAAGCAACCTGATTCCTCCTTCGTGATCAATGGGAACAGGATAACCGTCAGGACATTGGATCTCTACTGTGATTTCGATGAGATCAGAAGACAATTGGACGGTATCGTATGTGATTTCATCAAATCCGGCAGCCCATGA
- a CDS encoding MFS transporter encodes MTADESKRIARYGWAAFAILALAYFMVYLHRTTGGALSDTFEDYYGVGTTSVALLASSYLYAYTLMQIPSGIITDRFGPRKAASVFIALIALGSVLSAVSAYVDNFSLMVLGKFVIGLGAAVVFIPMVKVLALWFKRDQFATMNGVILLIGNIGAIAAATPMVLMVDLFGIGDTYMILAVITVAVACLCWLFVRDRPAERGLPEVDHEAEKKVGTMEALRTIFGGRMRFWPLALSMFFFFGTMMMWQASQAGSFYISVYGYDLHSSSIMVTLIGVGTIVGCPIGGLLSDKVIRSRKTVCLIGTGGYALAWAVMWATVGQDVASGMLFQGVLNFLFGFFSGFLVSTVAQVKEAFPASMSGLSVASLHTFTFIGGALAVATCGFVVAERTVGQYQTLCLIALVMAILAFLCEVVSVEVTPEDEAFTDPALDFLEYLTDKSE; translated from the coding sequence ATGACTGCAGACGAGAGTAAGCGCATCGCACGTTATGGCTGGGCCGCATTTGCAATATTGGCACTGGCATATTTCATGGTATACCTGCACCGCACCACCGGCGGAGCACTGTCGGATACGTTCGAGGATTATTACGGGGTGGGTACCACATCCGTGGCCCTCCTGGCCTCCTCCTATCTTTATGCGTATACCCTGATGCAGATACCCAGCGGGATAATAACGGACCGTTTCGGTCCCAGGAAGGCGGCGTCGGTCTTCATCGCACTCATAGCGCTCGGTTCCGTCCTCAGTGCGGTCTCCGCATATGTGGACAACTTCTCCCTGATGGTCCTCGGCAAGTTCGTCATAGGGTTGGGCGCCGCGGTGGTGTTCATACCCATGGTGAAAGTGCTGGCACTTTGGTTCAAGAGGGACCAGTTCGCCACCATGAACGGGGTGATCCTCCTCATCGGGAACATCGGGGCCATAGCGGCCGCGACCCCCATGGTCCTCATGGTGGACCTGTTCGGCATCGGGGACACCTACATGATCCTGGCGGTCATCACCGTGGCGGTCGCCTGTCTGTGCTGGCTCTTCGTCCGCGACCGTCCGGCCGAAAGAGGTCTTCCCGAGGTCGACCACGAGGCCGAGAAGAAGGTCGGTACGATGGAGGCCCTCAGGACGATCTTCGGAGGCAGGATGAGGTTCTGGCCTCTGGCACTCAGCATGTTCTTCTTCTTCGGGACCATGATGATGTGGCAGGCGTCGCAGGCCGGGTCGTTCTACATATCGGTATACGGCTACGACCTCCACAGTTCCAGTATAATGGTCACCCTGATCGGGGTGGGTACGATAGTCGGATGTCCCATAGGCGGTCTGCTGTCCGATAAGGTCATAAGGTCCAGGAAGACCGTGTGCCTGATCGGCACCGGGGGGTATGCATTGGCCTGGGCGGTCATGTGGGCGACGGTCGGTCAGGATGTGGCATCAGGCATGCTCTTCCAGGGGGTGCTCAACTTCCTGTTCGGTTTCTTCTCGGGATTCCTGGTATCCACCGTGGCACAGGTGAAGGAGGCGTTCCCGGCGTCCATGTCCGGTCTATCCGTCGCCTCCCTCCACACGTTCACGTTCATAGGGGGAGCGTTGGCCGTGGCCACCTGCGGGTTCGTGGTCGCGGAGAGGACGGTGGGGCAGTACCAGACGCTGTGCCTCATTGCATTGGTCATGGCGATACTGGCCTTCCTGTGCGAGGTGGTGTCGGTGGAGGTGACCCCCGAGGACGAGGCGTTCACCGACCCGGCCCTGGATTTCCTGGAGTATCTGACCGACAAGTCGGAGTGA